Proteins encoded in a region of the Anopheles ziemanni chromosome 2, idAnoZiCoDA_A2_x.2, whole genome shotgun sequence genome:
- the LOC131291456 gene encoding LOW QUALITY PROTEIN: uncharacterized protein LOC131291456 (The sequence of the model RefSeq protein was modified relative to this genomic sequence to represent the inferred CDS: substituted 1 base at 1 genomic stop codon) has translation MHPTTLVFSLLTIVFGQIVLSNQQLMPRACSSAEPCTDISQCDLFAPYHTMPSKWSPGLKDTFMARYCKREASPSGGNLFKVCCPKSSVTQPTRALRRRIDLLDLQGCGPYSEDRIAHGNKTRLFQYPWMALLRSNGAWICGGTLINDRYVLTAAHCVKDTTVDSVRLGEYDLSQTTDCDPREDACAPPPQDIRIERTIIHEQYSARRKMNDIALLRLARDATKNENVIPICLPVTPELQQTAIKFFFVAGWGTTENQTHSDVLLFTKLVLVPKDECQTAIAKEDRYVKVVDTQICARGEQNLSDNCSGDSGGPLKTLSNNARFVQYGVVSYGSWICGGTLINVRYVLTAAQCVKDTTIDIVRLGEFDLNQPIDCFPRAECAPIPQDIAIESTIIHEEYSVRRKVNDIALLRLVHAATENENVIPICLPVTPEMEPAVATYYVAGWGTREYKKHSNVLHHTKLILVPKDECQMQIRKEDHLVQISDTQAVVEKYNECHNGDACIDIRQCDLFGPHHTVPSKWTESLKNEYRSRICERESVQGVFVHRVCCPSKRGIELLDLDGCGISSEDRISGGYTARLLQFPWMALLRSSGLWICGGTLINERYVLTAAHCVRNRELDYVRLGELDLNQTIDCDGLDDFCAAEPQDIAVERVIMHEEYNSRRKVNDIALLRLAQPALLNDSVVPICLPVTPAMQTVHSTFLVAGWGSTENALFSDKLRFTLVNVMTKDDCLKRLQEEVGSVRLYDTQVCAIGARALSDNCVGDSGGPLKTISKNARIVQYGVVSFGLASCGKKSAPGVYTRVESYIDWILGKLEPXGSISQRKHWMKFFKAEQFTTTSHYSLNRSFRRSSRERCTMQSTGLALSLLAIVACQTAAAMFNRCSNGDTCIDIRNCDRFGPYHTEPSKWSAMLKEDFRTRVCQRESINGVNVFKVCCPPARGLKTRLDLLDLDRCGAYSDDRIAFGKNARLFQFPWMALLRSRGHWICGGTLINERYVLTAAHCVHHRAIDYVRLGELELNQAIDCDLRQEVCAPEPQDITVERVIIHEEYSVRRRVNDIALLRLARPATLHESVVPICLPVAPAMQTKLSTYYVAGWGSTQNAISSNKLQFTELNLMPNDECLTRLHEEDKYMRLFDTQVCAIGARALSDNCVGDSGGPLKSVSVSARFVQYGVVSYGLNSCGKKSAPGVYTRVESYIDWILDRKPEVPDTSTGARKELKGRTN, from the exons ATGCATCCTACAACGCTAGTGTTTTCGTTGTTGACGATCGTCTTCGGTCAGATCGTGTTGTCAA ATCAACAACTAATGCCGAGAGCATGCAGCAGTGCCGAACCCTGTACGGATATTAGTCAGTGTGACTTGTTCGCTCCGTACCACACTATGCCCTCTAAGTGGAGCCCGGGTCTTAAGGATACCTTCATGGCTCGGTACTGTAAGAGGGAGGCGTCTCCAAGTGGTGGAAAT CTGTTCAAAGTGTGCTGCCCAAAGTCTTCGGTGACTCAACCGACCAGAGCATTACGAAGAAGGATAGATCTGCTCGATCTGCAGGGCTGTGGACCGTACTCCGAGGATCGAATCGCgcatggaaataaaacaaggcTGTTCCAATACCCTTGGATGGCGCTGCTCCGTAGCAACGGAGCGTGGATATGTGGCGGCACGCTGATCAACGATCGATACGTTCTTACGGCCGCACACTGTGTGAAAGATACGACGGT TGATTCCGTGCGCTTGGGAGAGTATGACCTATCCCAAACAACGGATTGTGACCCGCGGGAGGATGCCTGTGCTCCACCTCCGCAAGACATTCGTATCGAGCGTACCATCATTCACGAGCAATACAGCGCTCGGCGCAAAATGAACGATATCGCCCTACTACGGCTAGCCCGGGATGCAACGAAGAACGAAA ATGTGATACCTATCTGCCTTCCGGTGACGCCCGAGCTGCAGCAGACggcaattaaatttttcttcgTCGCCGGTTGGGGTACCACCGAAAATCAAACTCATTCCGATGTACTGCTGTTCACTAAACTGGTTCTGGTACCGAAGGATGAGTGCCAAACGGCGATCGCGAAGGAGGATCGCTACGTGAAAGTCGTCGACACCCAGATATGCGCAAGGGGCGAACAAAACCTTTCGGATAATTGCTCCGGCGACTCCGGTGGACCACTGAAGACGCTCAGCAACAATGCACGCTTCGTGCAGTACGGAGTGGTGTC TTATGGTTCGTGGATTTGTGGCGGTACGCTGATCAACGTTCGATACGTGCTTACGGCCGCACAATGTGTCAAAGATACGACGAT CGATATTGTGCGGTTGGGTGAGTTCGATCTCAACCAACCGATCGATTGCTTCCCGAGGGCAGAATGTGCCCCGATCCCGCAAGATATTGCCATCGAGAGTACTATCATCCATGAGGAATACAGCGTCCGACGAAAAGTGAACGATATCGCGCTGCTACGGCTTGTCCATGCAGCAACCGAGAACGAAA ATGTGATCCCTATCTGTCTTCCGGTGACGCCCGAAATGGAGCCAGCAGTGGCGACATATTACGTAGCCGGATGGGGTACTAGGGAATATAAAAAGCATTCCAACGTACTGCATCATACAAAACTGATCCTGGTACCGAAGGATGAATGCCAGATGCAGATACGCAAAGAGGATCATTTGGTACAAATTTCCGATACACAG GCGGTGGTAGAAA AATACAACGAATGCCACAATGGAGACGCATGCATCGACATTCGCCAGTGCGATTTGTTTGGTCCACACCACACTGTACCTAGCAAATGGACAGAAAGCCTTAAAAATGAATACCGCAGCCGAATCTGCGAGCGTGAATCAGTGCagggtgtgttt GTTCATAGAGTTTGCTGCCCCTCCAAACGGGGAATAGAGCTGCTCGATTTGGACGGGTGTGGTATTAGCTCGGAAGATCGAATCTCAGGAGGATATACTGCAAGGCTGTTGCAGTTTCCTTGGATGGCCTTGCTGCGTAGCAGCGGACTTTGGATCTGTGGTGGGACGCTGATCAACGAAAGATATGTCCTGACGGCGGCGCACTGCGTGAGAAATAGAGAACT AGATTACGTACGTCTGGGAGAGTTAGACCTCAACCAAACGATCGACTGTGACGGGCTGGACGATTTTTGTGCTGCCGAACCTCAAGATATTGCTGTCGAACGTGTTATCATGCACGAGGAATACAATAGTCGTCGAAAAGTGAACGATATCGCGCTGCTTCGTTTAGCCCAACCTGCCTTATTGAATGATA GTGTCGTCCCAATCTGTCTCCCAGTAACGCCTGCCATGCAAACGGTACATTCGACATTCCTTGTGGCCGGTTGGGGATCTACGGAAAATGCACTGTTCTCCGACAAGCTCCGCTTCACTTTGGTGAACGTGATGACCAAGGATGATTGTCTAAAGCGACTACAAGAAGAAGTCGGTAGCGTGCGCCTCTACGACACACAGGTGTGCGCCATCGGTGCGAGGGCATTGTCGGATAACTGCGTCGGTGACTCTGGTGGACCGTTGAAAACCATAAGCAAGAACGCCCGGATCGTCCAGTACGGAGTGGTATCGTTTGGTCTAGCGTCCTGCGGTAAAAAGTCAGCCCCGGGCGTGTACACTCGGGTGGAAAGCTATATCGATTGGATTTTAGGAAAATTGGAGCCCTGAGGTAGCATTTCACAAAGAAAACACTGGATGAAGTTTTTTAAAGCGGAACAG TTTACCACAACGTCTCACTATAGCTTGAACCGTTCATTTCGAAGATCATCGCGTGAACGCTGCACAATGCAATCTACCGGTCTGGCGTTGTCACTGTTGGCGATCGTCGCCTGCCAAACTGCTGCGGCAA TGTTCAACAGGTGCAGCAATGGAGATACTTGCATCGACATTCGTAACTGTGACCGTTTTGGTCCGTACCACACCGAGCCAAGCAAATGGTCCGCTATGCTCAAGGAAGACTTTCGAACACGGGTCTGCCAGCGGGAGTCAATAAATGGTGTGAAT GTTTTTAAAGTGTGTTGTCCACCCGCGAGAGGATTAAAGACTAGACTAGACCTCCTTGATCTAGATCGATGTGGTGCGTACTCAGATGATCGAATCGCGTTCGGTAAAAATGCAAGGCTTTTTCAATTTCCCTGGATGGCGTTGCTGCGTAGCCGTGGCCATTGGATCTGTGGCGGTACATTGATCAACGAACGATATGTCCTGACGGCAGCACACTGCGTGCACCATAGGGCTAT TGACTACGTGCGTCTGGGAGAGTTGGAGCTGAACCAAGCGATCGACTGCGACCTTCGGCAAGAGGTGTGTGCTCCCGAACCTCAGGACATCACAGTCGAACGTGTCATCATCCATGAGGAGTACAGCGTCCGGCGAAGGGTGAATGACATCGCGCTCTTACGGCTTGCCCGACCAGCAACTCTGCACGAAA GTGTCGTCCCAATCTGTCTTCCGGTGGCGCCTGCGATGCAGACGAAACTGTCCACTTACTACGTGGCCGGCTGGGGATCGACACAGAATGCCATTTCCTCCAACAAGCTTCAGTTCACCGAATTGAACCTAATGCCCAACGATGAATGCCTAACGCGGCTGCACGAGGAAGACAAGTACATGCGCCTCTTCGACACACAGGTGTGCGCCATCGGTGCCAGGGCTCTGTCGGACAATTGTGTCGGGGACTCCGGTGGACCGCTGAAATCGGTGAGCGTTAGTGCGCGATTCGTGCAGTACGGGGTTGTGTCTTATGGATTGAATTCATGCGGCAAGAAATCAGCCCCGGGCGTGTACACCCGTGTGGAAAGCTACATCGACTGGATATTAGATAGGAAGCCTGAGGTGCCAGACACTAGCACGGGGGCGAGAAAAGAACTGAAGGGACGGACTAACTGA
- the LOC131291721 gene encoding CLIP domain-containing serine protease HP8-like — MHSVNLVTWLLLIIAYWIVLATSNKCPIGYECVDIRKCDRFAPYLYKLNSWSKSLRRELKTLHCSNKIEVLMKVYKVCCASVKKRQEELLDPQICGLVLSTRDAYETETKLYQHPWIALLHDHKIWLCLGTLINERYILTAAHCVKNEKNFVRLGEFDLSQRIDCDQLAKSSIKFSCFLYQQDVKPICLPVTPELKENEPWYKVTSWDQTENGMMSGKLQSAEVNLLPQDACNTWIAQVDKYIRNTNTQVCALGAANMSEHCRGDSGGPLLTRTGTGYYVQYGVISYGLFSCGKDPFPGIYTRVASFIDWILENLEE, encoded by the exons ATGCATTCGGTCAATCTGGTTACCTGGTTGTTGCTGATTATCGCCTACTGGATCGTTTTAGCAA CGTCCAACAAGTGCCCGATTGGGTACGAATGTGTTGACATTCGCAAGTGTGATCGGTTTGCCCCATACCTCTATAAATTGAATTCTTGGTCCAAGAGCCTAAGAAGGGAACTTAAAACTCTACACTGCAGTAATAAGATAGAAGTTTTAATGAAA GTATACAAGGTTTGCTGTGCAAGTGTGAAAAAAAGACAGGAGGAGCTTCTAGATCCGCAAATTTGCGGTTTAGTATTAAGTACGCGGGACGCGTACGAAACCGAGACTAAGTTGTACCAACACCCTTGGATAGCGCTGCTACATGATCATAAAATCTGGCTGTGCTTGGGAACATTGATAAACGAGCGCTACATCCTGACCGCGGCGCACTGTGTGAAGAATGAAAA aaatttCGTGCGCCTGGGAGAGTTCGACCTAAGTCAGCGGATCGATTGTGACCAGTTGG CGAAATCATCAATCAAATTCTCCTGTTTCCTGTATCAACAAGATGTGAAACCCATCTGTCTGCCGGTTACGCCAGAACTGAAAGAAAATGAGCCGTGGTATAAAGTGACCAGCTGGGATCAAACGGAAAACGGTATGATGTCTGGAAAACTGCAGAGTGCCGAAGTGAACTTGTTGCCGCAGGATGCATGCAACACATGGATTGCTCAGGTAGATAAATACATTCGCAACACTAACACTCAAGTGTGTGCTTTGGGAGCGGCTAATATGTCCGAACACTGTCGAGGTGACTCCGGTGGACCCCTGCTAACAAGAACAGGTACTGGTTACTACGTCCAGTACGGAGTCATTTCGTATGGTTTATTTTCCTGCGGGAAGGACCCTTTCCCTGGAATCTATACCCGAGTGGCAAGCTTCATCGACTGGATTTTGGAGAATCTAGAAGAATGA
- the LOC131291093 gene encoding phenoloxidase-activating factor 3-like, giving the protein MQSTAQVLSLLAIVACQTAVTMFNRCSDGDTCIDIRQCDRFGPYYNEPAKWSPSIREEFKNRFCQRESSNGVNVYKVCCTQPAVTTPAGKLTQRLDLLDLENCGPYSEDRIAFGSNAKLFQYPWMALLRSQGKWICGGSLINDRYVLTAAHCVKSRVFDFVRLGEFELNRTIDCDLRNEECAPAPQDIAVERDIMHEGYSARRKQNDIALLRLARAATLNENVKPICLPVGDALQTIIPSYYVTGWGSTENSLFSNKLQFAEQQLVPLDECQTQLTEEDKHVRLIDTQMCAIGVKNLSENCIGDSGGPLKSVSINARYVQYGVVSFGLNSCGKKSAPGVYTRVESYMDWILSNLED; this is encoded by the exons ATGCAATCAACCGCTCAGGTGTTGTCGCTGTTGGCGATCGTCGCCTGTCAAACTGCTGTGACAA TGTTTAATCGGTGCAGCGATGGAGACACCTGCATCGATATTCGACAGTGCGACCGGTTTGGACCATATTACAACGAACCCGCCAAGTGGTCTCCTAGCATTAGGGAAGAATTTAAGAATCGCTTTTGTCAACGGGAATCATCCAATGGTGTCAAT GTCTACAAGGTTTGCTGCACCCAGCCTGCTGTGACCACGCCAGCCGGAAAGTTGACGCAAAGACTAGATCTGCTCGACCTAGAGAATTGTGGTCCGTATTCGGAGGATCGAATCGCGTTTGGCAGTAACGCTAAGCTGTTCCAATACCCTTGGATGGCGCTGCTCCGTAGTCAGGGAAAATGGATCTGCGGTGGTTCACTGATCAACGATCGTTACGTCTTGACGGCGGCGCACTGTGTCAAGAGCAGAGTATT TGATTTCGTGCGCCTCGGGGAATTTGAGCTGAATCGGACAATCGATTGCGATCTGCGGAACGAGGAGTGTGCCCCGGCCCCGCAAGACATTGCCGTCGAGCGTGATATCATGCACGAGGGTTACAGTGCGAGGCGGAAGCAGAACGACATTGCACTGCTTCGCCTGGCTCGGGCAGcaactttgaatgaaa ATGTGAAGCCGATCTGTCTTCCTGTGGGAGACGCATTGCAGACGATCATCCCCTCGTACTACGTTACCGGCTGgggatccaccgagaacagtCTGTTCTCCAACAAACTGCAGTTCGCCGAACAGCAGCTGGTACCGCTGGACGAATGCCAAACACAGCTCACCGAGGAGGACAAGCACGTGCGCCTTATCGACACGCAGATGTGCGCCATCGGGGTGAAAAATCTATCGGAAAATTGCATCGGTGACTCGGGAGGGCCGCTCAAGTCGGTCAGCATTAATGCGCGTTACGTTCAGTACGGTGTGGTGTCGTTTGGACTAAATTCCTGCGGCAAGAAGAGCGCCCCCGGCGTGTACACCCGTGTGGAGAGCTACATGGACTGGATTTTGAGCAATCTAGAGGATTGA
- the LOC131292329 gene encoding uncharacterized protein LOC131292329 has protein sequence MSTATEGTKQLPSYLTESLIKRSLENDLQRPVTIDSFTAGPATSAGDNYLSDVFWIRVLYDGGASEKRLLAKCMPDVGDRGATLDILDAFRKESSTFFEVLPKFSRLVASGEQFGAKCYYATTDPVRTIVFEDLKAIGFRMCDRTHGGLDYAHLELVMRKIGKFHAASMLYAAQSADNERQLRERYSYGFYNPQQKVEDYPILAVFQTGLEKFLSVATGWPELEAEILPKLQALLPTFKQRIADSVKPQRSTTRFHVLNHGDLWSNNLMFRYDDGAVPREVMFVDYQLSCYGSPGFDLVYSLYNCPQADVRLTLLDDLLKVYYRSLSDVLQAANYASIPTFEAVRQEYEEYEFFGLVCAVSMLPIIMMERSDDVDISFDAFFDQKQAERIRDIQYNGTQYREVVVPLLHSLHARGYIQ, from the exons ATGTCTACCGCCACGGAAGGAACCAAACAACTGCCGAGCTATCTGACCGAATCGCTGATCAAGCGCTCGCTCGAAAACGATCTCCAGCGGCCGGTGACGATCGACAGTTTCACCGCCGGTCCGGCAACCTCTGCCGGGGACAACTACCTGAGCGACGTGTTCTGGATACGCGTGCTGTACGATGGTGGCGCGTCCGAGAAGCGCCTGCTGGCCAAATGTATGCCCGACGTCGGAGATCGTGGCGCCACGCTGGACATTCTCGACGCGTTCCGGAAGGAGTCGTCCACGTTTTTTGAGGTGCTGCCGAAATTTTCGCGACTCGTCGCATCGGGCGAACAGTTCGGGGCGAAGTGTTACTACGCCACCACCGATCCCGTGCGCACGATCGTGTTCGAGGACCTGAAGGCGATCGGGTTTCGCATGTGCGATCGAACACACGGCGGCCTGGACTATGCCCATCTCGAGCTGGTGATGCGAAAGATTGGCAAGTTTCACGCCGCGTCCATGCTGTACGCGGCCCAGAGTGCGGATAACGAACGCCAGCTGCGCGAACGCTACTCGTACGGGTTCTACAACCCCCAGCAGAAGGTCGAGGATTATCCAATATTGGCCGTTTTTCAGACGGGTCTGGAAAAGTTTCTCTCCGTCGCCACCGGATGGCCCGAGCTGGAGGCGGAAATACTGCCCAAGCTGCAAGCGCTCCTTCCCACCTTCAAACAACGTATCGCGGATAGCGTGAAACCACAACGGAGCACTACGCGATTTCACGTGCTGAATCACGGTGACTTGTGGAGCAACAATCTGATGTTCCGGTACGACGACGGGGCTGTGCCGAGGGAGGTCATGTTCGTCGACTACCAGCTATCGTGCTACGGTAGCCCCGGTTTCGATCTCGTCTACTCACTGTACAACTGTCCACAAGCCGACGTTCGCCTGACACTGCTCGATGATCTGTTAAAGGTATACTACCGATCGCTCTCGGATGTGCTGCAAGCGGCCAACTACGCGTCCATTCCGACATTTGAGGCTGTCAGGCAGGAATACGAAGAGTACGAGTTTTTCG GGCTTGTTTGTGCCGTCTCTATGCTGCCAATCATCATGATGGAGCGCTCCGACGATGTGGACATTAGCTTCGATGCGTTCTTCGACCAGAAACAGGCGGAACGCATACGCGACATACAGTACAACGGGACCCAGTACCGGGAAGTTGTTGTACCTTTGCTGCACAGTCTACATGCCCGGGGCTACATACAGTGA
- the LOC131291876 gene encoding serine protease inhibitor 28Dc-like: MKLGVGTSRTGKIPLLLPSLLLLSSLLWCETIAYRNAPTKDVSEKLVAAINDLGRSLGKQLDSNGDDSTKAEIFSPVSIGTMMFLLLRIANGSLRNELLAMLGLNGVEHITKNFGHLLEELTSDIASNGILDELPGWHTKQSCYPPEYADEYEDYIDESNLSEPVDPNIIRIANGMFVQDGLIHNNTDMVELARQLYKARIARVDFRQQPENARNSINQWVDSSTNGRIKEILPASLPRTTQLVLASALYFKASWETFFNDPQYTRNQPFFPDGEDKPAVDVPTMFTGGCFPYFASSEHDASIMAFPYRNRTTSMYIILPNASNREKVRALRAKLGAAELDQLIGQMVRRKAMVVFPRMHVNSHYNLRDSLEQLGVKSLFDPTKRNFKIEQSPKVKGKPRDQDAVKKSPKLYVDSMVHQVDLEVNEHGTEGGAVTMAVMDRSAPPVTFRVRGPFLIAIRHDPTKMLLFYGAVYDPS; this comes from the exons ATGAAACTTGGCGTAGGAACCTCACGTACGGGTAAGATACCGTTGCTCTTACCCTCGCTGCTACTGCTGAGCAGTCTTCTCTGGTGCGAGACGATCGCCTACAGAAACGCTCCTACGAAGGACGTTAGTGAGAAACTGGTGGCGGCCATCAATGATCTTGGCCGTTCGCTAGGGAAGCAACTAGATTCGAACGGTGACGACAGCACAAAGGCTGAGATTTTCTCGCCAGTAAGCATCGGAACCATGATGTTCTTACTACTACGCATTGCTAATGGAAGCTTGCGGAACGAACTTCTCGCAATGCTGGGCCTGAACGGAGTGGAACATATTACGAAGAATTTCGGCCACCTGCTGGAGGAGTTAACGAGCGACATAGCCAGCAATGGTATACTGGATGAGCTTCCCGGTTGGCACACCAAACAGTCTTGCTATCCACCGGAGTATGCCGACGAATACGAGGACTACATTGACGAGTC TAATCTTTCCGAACCGGTCGACCCGAATATCATACGGATTGCCAACGGAATGTTCGTGCAGGATGGTTTGATACATAACAACACCGATATGGTGGAGCTTGCTAGGCAGCTCTATAAGGCACGGATTGCGAGGGTAGACTTCCGCCAGCAGCCAGAGAACGCGCGGAACAGCATCAACCAGTGGGTGGACAGTAGTACTAATGGCCGGATTAAGGAGATCCTTCCCGCCAGCTTACCGCGCACTACCCAGCTGGTGCTTGCCAGTGCCCTCTACTTCAAGGCCAGCTGGGAAACGTTCTTCAATGACCCGCAGTACACGCGGAACCAGCCCTTCTTCCCGGACGGTGAGGATAAGCCTGCCGTCGATGTGCCCACCATGTTCACCGGCGGGTGTTTCCCGTACTTCGCCTCATCCGAGCACGACGCCAGCATCATGGCCTTCCCGTACCGCAACCGTACCACCTCGATGTACATCATCCTGCCGAATGCGTCCAACCGGGAGAAGGTGCGCGCCTTGCGGGCGAAACTCGGTGCAGCCGAACTGGACCAGCTAATCGGCCAGATGGTGCGCCGGAAAGCGATGGTAGTGTTTCCCCGGATGCATGTTAACAGCCACTACAACCTTCGCGATTCCCTGGAACAGCTTGGCGTCAAATCGCTGTTCGATCCGACTAAGCGGAATTTCAAAATCGAACAATCTCCCAAGGTAAAGGGCAAGCCCAGGGACCAAGACGCGGTCAAGAAATCGCCGAAGCTGTACGTCGACTCGATGGTGCACCAGGTCGATCTGGAGGTGAACGAGCACGGCACCGAGGGTGGGGCCGTCACGATGGCCGTCATGGATCGCTCAGCGCCGCCGGTAACCTTCCGCGTGAGAGGACCCTTCCTAATCGCCATTCGACACGACCCAACAAAAATGCTCCTATTCTACGGCGCCGTCTACGATCCGTCCTAA